In one window of Pseudoalteromonas sp. N1230-9 DNA:
- a CDS encoding flavohemoglobin expression-modulating QEGLA motif protein, with translation MIDKALLAKTRELSDRLIALQTPIRILDAINWDKQIKEEFFKHKCQKNPTVDQAYYQQRDLGFVPSELRRAFSDLNRDIISQLGQLNPIAQYMSKMCTEYKTVLSMIEYRGTPEFHDLSVELFGHPKDLFHAGEPSLAELATMLEQPLKSMLDADILPDDPKNIDAEDAVKILASQVSQTMPGIDVEVILSDGIVSDAAAGANNIKLNQDVKFSQRELDILEVHEGWIHVGTTQNGLAQPYLTCLSKGTPSSTVTQEGLAVLTEIITLKSTPRRLAKLVNRIQGITKVIDGAEFVDIYRDYVAQGLSKDDSYTLTQRVFRGSTATGLPFTKDIAYIKGFVLVYNLIRVAIQLGRIDQLHLLLVGKISIDDFRLISQLHDLGVIEDPKFIPPHFKDLRGLATWLSFGRFIGNLSFEQLENDYKPLFI, from the coding sequence ATGATAGATAAGGCATTATTAGCAAAAACACGCGAGTTATCTGACCGATTAATCGCACTGCAAACACCCATTCGTATTCTTGATGCGATTAATTGGGATAAACAAATCAAAGAAGAGTTTTTTAAGCACAAATGCCAGAAAAACCCAACGGTTGATCAAGCCTATTACCAGCAACGTGATCTTGGTTTTGTACCAAGTGAGTTACGTCGGGCGTTCTCTGATTTAAATCGCGATATCATCAGCCAGTTAGGGCAACTCAATCCGATTGCCCAATACATGAGCAAGATGTGTACTGAATATAAAACTGTACTTAGTATGATTGAGTATCGTGGCACGCCTGAATTTCATGATTTGTCTGTTGAGCTATTTGGTCATCCAAAAGATTTATTTCATGCTGGAGAGCCTTCACTTGCCGAACTTGCCACCATGCTTGAGCAGCCACTAAAGAGTATGCTTGATGCCGATATATTACCTGATGATCCCAAAAATATTGATGCAGAAGATGCAGTGAAAATTTTAGCATCGCAAGTGTCACAAACAATGCCGGGTATCGATGTTGAGGTCATTCTGAGCGACGGTATTGTTAGTGACGCTGCAGCGGGTGCAAATAATATTAAACTTAATCAAGATGTTAAGTTTTCACAGCGTGAGCTTGATATTCTTGAAGTGCATGAAGGCTGGATCCATGTAGGGACGACCCAAAACGGTCTTGCGCAGCCTTATTTAACTTGTTTAAGTAAAGGCACACCGAGCTCTACGGTTACCCAAGAAGGCCTTGCGGTATTGACCGAAATTATTACCTTAAAGTCGACGCCACGACGCTTAGCAAAGTTAGTGAACCGTATTCAAGGTATTACTAAGGTTATTGATGGTGCGGAGTTTGTTGATATTTATCGTGACTATGTAGCGCAAGGTTTGAGTAAAGACGACAGTTATACACTTACTCAGCGGGTGTTTAGAGGCAGTACAGCAACAGGCTTGCCTTTTACCAAAGATATCGCTTATATCAAAGGTTTCGTGTTGGTGTATAACCTTATACGAGTTGCCATTCAGTTAGGTCGAATTGATCAACTGCACTTATTATTGGTTGGTAAAATCTCAATAGATGATTTTAGACTGATATCGCAACTACATGATTTAGGTGTGATTGAAGACCCTAAATTTATTCCACCACACTTTAAAGACTTACGAGGCCTAGCAACTTGGCTAAGCTTTGGACGTTTTATTGGTAACTTGTCGTTTGAACAATTAGAAAACGACTACAAACCACTCTTTATTTAA
- a CDS encoding protein tyrosine phosphatase family protein, producing the protein MNKLIQLVFTALLSFSVLATQTVITELDILNLKAQSEYVLTSGQPNQTDFAKLKELGVENIINLRGDNETNWSEQDLVTELGMNYYHIPVQSKADITIENATKLQNLLNEHQQQTTLLHCASSNRVGALVALYNAITLKKPIDEAVEIGKQWGLKSLEGVVRSKVNEEIGQP; encoded by the coding sequence ATGAACAAGTTAATACAATTAGTATTTACCGCTTTGCTGTCATTTTCAGTGCTGGCTACACAAACAGTCATCACAGAGTTGGATATTTTAAACCTTAAAGCTCAGTCTGAATATGTATTGACCTCAGGTCAGCCAAATCAAACTGATTTTGCAAAGTTAAAAGAGCTGGGGGTTGAAAACATCATTAACCTACGTGGAGATAATGAAACTAATTGGTCTGAGCAGGATTTAGTGACTGAGCTTGGCATGAATTATTACCATATTCCTGTGCAATCGAAAGCTGATATTACGATTGAAAATGCCACTAAACTACAAAACTTGCTCAATGAACATCAACAGCAAACAACCTTGCTTCATTGTGCTAGCAGCAACCGTGTTGGTGCACTTGTTGCGCTTTACAATGCTATTACCTTGAAAAAGCCAATTGATGAAGCTGTCGAGATTGGAAAGCAATGGGGCTTAAAAAGCCTTGAAGGGGTTGTACGAAGTAAAGTAAACGAAGAAATTGGTCAGCCCTAA
- a CDS encoding TlpA family protein disulfide reductase: protein MKYKFFPLVLLTGLLLLSQRISANTTPLVLENEAGQIVKLGSYLGKKPVYLKFWATWCKPCMEQMPHFQHAYEQYGDKIQFVAINIDLNDDAHAVAKVKERFSLSMPLFTDHTGQVAKHYEFMGTPFHVLIDSDEKVIFQGHEADKSLDNTLRLLSHNGKVEKARLLSEKQGQATPLTIPKKGKKAVLFTATWCDWYLADTRPAMAKQCVLAQQHVNKLAEQGIDVEVKVSQLWTDQSAVQEYVDKFSASMPVSIDYGNDLFLENGINSVPTLLIYNDGKLATTQAKF, encoded by the coding sequence ATGAAATATAAATTTTTTCCTTTGGTACTGCTAACAGGCTTGTTGCTTTTAAGCCAAAGAATATCGGCGAATACAACCCCCCTTGTTTTAGAAAATGAAGCAGGGCAAATTGTTAAACTTGGCAGTTACTTAGGCAAAAAACCAGTTTACTTAAAGTTTTGGGCTACGTGGTGCAAGCCATGTATGGAGCAGATGCCGCATTTTCAGCATGCTTATGAGCAATATGGCGATAAAATTCAATTTGTAGCTATTAATATTGACCTAAATGATGATGCACACGCTGTTGCTAAGGTTAAAGAACGTTTTTCACTTAGCATGCCTCTATTTACCGATCACACAGGCCAAGTTGCGAAACATTATGAGTTTATGGGCACCCCTTTTCATGTGTTAATTGATAGCGATGAGAAAGTGATTTTTCAAGGCCACGAAGCCGATAAATCGCTTGATAACACATTACGTTTGTTATCACACAATGGCAAAGTTGAAAAAGCACGACTGCTTAGCGAAAAACAAGGCCAAGCGACTCCATTGACTATTCCGAAAAAAGGTAAAAAAGCAGTACTATTTACCGCAACGTGGTGCGACTGGTACTTAGCCGACACTCGCCCTGCCATGGCAAAGCAGTGTGTATTAGCGCAGCAACATGTTAATAAGTTGGCAGAGCAAGGGATTGATGTAGAGGTTAAAGTGAGCCAGCTATGGACCGATCAAAGTGCAGTGCAAGAATATGTTGATAAATTCTCTGCAAGTATGCCGGTTTCAATCGATTATGGTAACGATTTATTTCTCGAAAATGGCATTAATTCGGTACCAACTTTACTTATCTACAACGATGGAAAGTTAGCCACTACACAGGCTAAATTTTAG
- a CDS encoding type III PLP-dependent enzyme — protein MAISTLTQDLTIKVPAASVAANESTAQPSNQFIEQLVAQHGAPLMVLDCESVRHQYRALSRALPGVVLHFALKPLPHAAVVRTLLEEGASFDLATSGEVDLVASQGVPSDRTIHTHPIKRDRDIRDALEYGCNVFVVDNINELEKFIAYKDQVELLVRLSFRNTEAFADLSKKFGCSPAMAIEIISYAQQLGIRIKGLSFHVGSQTASPAKYVTAIAACNQVINDVAALGLPALSTLDIGGGFPVPYNKDVLPIDEFCAPINDALAQLPETVRVIAEPGRFIVASAVTSVASVMGQAVRDGKPWYYLDDGIYGSFSGLLFDEASYPIDSFKQSNERVESVLAGPTCDSIDVVSESIMLPKLNNGDLIISRMMGAYTLATATDFNFFKRAEVIVLNDVVQIDALTG, from the coding sequence ATGGCTATTTCAACACTTACACAAGACTTAACAATCAAAGTACCTGCAGCGTCGGTTGCTGCAAACGAGTCTACTGCACAACCATCAAATCAATTTATTGAGCAACTTGTTGCACAACATGGTGCGCCATTAATGGTGCTAGATTGTGAATCCGTACGCCACCAGTACCGTGCATTAAGTCGTGCTTTACCAGGCGTTGTTTTACACTTTGCATTAAAGCCACTTCCTCATGCAGCAGTTGTTCGCACGCTTTTAGAAGAAGGTGCCAGCTTTGATTTAGCAACCAGCGGTGAAGTTGACTTAGTCGCCAGCCAAGGCGTACCAAGTGATCGTACGATTCACACGCACCCAATCAAACGTGATCGTGATATTCGTGATGCACTTGAATACGGTTGTAATGTGTTTGTGGTTGATAACATCAATGAATTAGAAAAGTTCATTGCATACAAAGACCAGGTTGAGTTACTTGTTCGCTTAAGTTTTCGTAATACGGAAGCATTCGCTGATTTATCGAAAAAATTTGGTTGTAGCCCAGCAATGGCCATTGAAATCATTAGCTATGCGCAACAACTAGGTATTCGTATCAAAGGCTTGTCGTTCCATGTTGGTTCACAAACAGCGAGCCCAGCTAAATATGTAACCGCAATTGCTGCATGTAACCAAGTGATTAACGACGTAGCTGCATTGGGGTTACCTGCACTTAGTACGCTTGATATCGGCGGTGGTTTCCCAGTGCCGTACAATAAAGACGTGCTACCAATTGATGAGTTTTGTGCGCCGATTAATGATGCTTTAGCACAGTTACCAGAGACAGTTCGCGTAATTGCTGAACCAGGTCGCTTTATTGTAGCCAGTGCTGTAACCAGTGTTGCATCGGTAATGGGTCAAGCAGTTCGTGATGGCAAGCCTTGGTACTATTTAGATGATGGTATTTACGGCTCATTCAGTGGTTTATTGTTTGATGAAGCCTCGTACCCTATCGACTCGTTCAAACAATCAAACGAACGTGTTGAGTCAGTGTTAGCAGGCCCGACTTGCGATAGCATCGACGTAGTAAGTGAGTCAATCATGCTACCAAAATTAAACAATGGTGATTTAATCATCAGTCGTATGATGGGTGCTTACACACTCGCAACCGCAACAGATTTTAACTTTTTCAAACGTGCAGAAGTTATCGTTTTGAATGATGTAGTGCAGATTGACGCACTCACCGGTTAA
- a CDS encoding DUF5916 domain-containing protein, with amino-acid sequence MQYVRKIITRAILPGIFFSLAHVPLKAVAYDKVEFSLAHINESIRVDGVMDEAHWQHATQIPLKYQNEPNEKGEPPVQTDAYMYEDGKYLYVGFVAKDNDPSQIRAALRDRDTLWQDDNVALMIDTFNDERTGYEFYVNPLGAQGDMRMTDIDDWVEDPSWDAIWDSAGQITEDGYVVEMRIPFTALRFPKNQEQLTWSFAVWRNYPRDVFYQMSNVGFDRDVKCSFCQFDKLTGFRNMSESKNIQLTPTLTALRHDTKDTVPGDWQNGDIDTEAGLDLRWGVTQDAVINATINPDFSQVEADSLELDVNTTYSIYYAEKRPFFLDGASYFDTNQLELLYTRTIAEPEVGVKLTGKTGTHSYGFMYADDENTSVLLPTNQGSGFANLGDKTHSAVGRYQLDIGQKGTIGVMTTHRESGDYHNTVLSLDGSYWFNQTDSLQYQAVTTDTKNSDYLVDVYGLEKNQSDEAYNIEFSRNKRDYELYVNYENIGKDYRSDLGYQAKADYEQVQLGGGQTWYRDAEDVITEYSYNAEWDKTWAQNGDLLEEEYDGFITFKGKMQSQTEIGFIHRNEFYAGEFFNQNIGYIYGGFRPIRDVRFLLYAQYGSKIDYSNAALGTMVRIEPEMTWDINDHWQVQLEHSYSYLDNEQNDRVYTANLTDLRVYYKFNMRSMLKLVLQFEDVDRNHEAYLYDVSQTNRDYGSQLVYSYKINAQTLFYLGYSDRGYEDDSLKGLERDQRTFFTKLSYAWQL; translated from the coding sequence ATGCAGTACGTAAGAAAAATAATTACCCGTGCTATTTTACCTGGCATTTTTTTTAGCCTTGCACATGTACCCCTCAAAGCTGTTGCTTATGATAAAGTCGAATTTTCATTAGCTCATATCAATGAGTCTATTCGTGTTGACGGTGTCATGGACGAAGCACATTGGCAGCACGCAACCCAGATACCTCTTAAATATCAAAACGAACCCAATGAAAAAGGTGAGCCACCTGTACAAACTGATGCTTATATGTATGAAGATGGTAAGTATTTGTATGTTGGATTTGTTGCCAAAGATAATGATCCTAGTCAAATTCGTGCAGCACTTCGGGACCGTGATACGCTGTGGCAAGATGACAATGTCGCCTTAATGATCGATACCTTTAACGACGAGCGTACAGGGTATGAGTTTTATGTAAATCCGCTTGGTGCTCAAGGGGATATGCGTATGACAGACATTGATGATTGGGTTGAAGACCCTTCATGGGATGCAATTTGGGATAGTGCAGGGCAGATCACTGAAGACGGTTATGTGGTGGAAATGCGGATCCCTTTTACTGCATTACGTTTTCCTAAAAACCAAGAGCAATTAACATGGAGCTTTGCTGTTTGGCGTAACTACCCGCGAGACGTATTTTATCAAATGTCGAATGTCGGTTTTGACCGTGATGTTAAGTGCAGTTTTTGTCAATTTGATAAATTAACTGGTTTTAGGAATATGAGTGAGAGTAAAAATATTCAGCTCACACCGACATTAACAGCACTTCGCCATGATACAAAAGACACTGTGCCAGGAGATTGGCAAAATGGAGATATCGACACTGAGGCTGGCCTTGATTTGCGTTGGGGGGTGACTCAAGATGCGGTCATTAACGCTACAATTAATCCTGATTTTTCGCAAGTTGAGGCTGACTCACTTGAGCTTGATGTGAATACCACTTATTCAATTTACTACGCCGAAAAACGTCCATTCTTCTTAGATGGTGCGTCTTACTTTGACACTAACCAACTTGAATTACTGTATACACGTACCATTGCAGAGCCAGAAGTCGGTGTTAAGTTAACAGGTAAAACAGGGACGCATAGCTATGGCTTTATGTATGCGGATGATGAAAATACCAGCGTTTTGCTACCGACTAACCAAGGCTCTGGTTTTGCCAATCTTGGTGATAAAACACATTCAGCTGTAGGACGTTATCAACTTGATATAGGCCAAAAGGGGACGATTGGGGTTATGACAACACACCGTGAAAGTGGTGATTATCACAACACGGTTTTATCCCTTGATGGTAGCTATTGGTTTAATCAAACCGATAGTCTTCAATACCAAGCTGTAACAACAGACACGAAAAACTCTGATTATTTAGTTGATGTGTATGGTCTTGAAAAAAATCAATCAGACGAAGCCTACAATATTGAGTTTAGCCGCAATAAACGTGACTACGAGCTTTACGTAAACTATGAAAATATAGGCAAAGACTATCGCTCTGACTTAGGTTATCAGGCAAAGGCTGACTATGAGCAAGTTCAACTTGGTGGAGGTCAAACTTGGTATCGTGACGCTGAGGATGTAATTACTGAGTACAGTTATAATGCTGAGTGGGATAAAACGTGGGCGCAAAATGGTGATTTACTCGAAGAAGAGTACGATGGCTTTATTACTTTTAAAGGCAAAATGCAGTCACAAACAGAAATTGGTTTTATTCACCGTAATGAGTTTTATGCTGGTGAGTTCTTTAATCAAAATATTGGCTATATCTACGGTGGTTTTAGGCCTATTCGTGACGTGCGTTTCTTATTGTATGCGCAATATGGTAGCAAAATAGATTATAGCAATGCTGCCCTTGGCACCATGGTACGAATTGAACCAGAAATGACATGGGACATTAACGACCATTGGCAGGTTCAATTAGAGCACAGTTACAGTTATTTAGATAACGAACAAAACGACCGTGTTTATACCGCTAACTTAACGGATCTGCGAGTTTATTATAAATTTAATATGCGCTCGATGCTGAAACTCGTTTTACAATTTGAAGATGTGGATCGAAATCATGAAGCTTATCTTTATGATGTAAGCCAAACGAATCGTGACTATGGTAGTCAACTGGTCTATTCCTACAAAATTAATGCCCAAACTTTATTTTACTTAGGTTACTCAGATAGAGGGTATGAGGATGACTCTCTTAAAGGACTAGAAAGAGACCAACGAACCTTTTTTACAAAGTTAAGTTATGCGTGGCAGCTTTAG
- a CDS encoding DUF3081 domain-containing protein, with protein sequence MKNELDGKLILSVYEKIIQHGEDHEDGKLYEGICAFSDIDGYTVYLKGSGVLLRFGFHNTYHLDYQHEKNKEDFLKKVLYIAEKEL encoded by the coding sequence ATGAAAAACGAGTTAGACGGTAAATTAATTCTTTCTGTGTATGAGAAAATTATTCAACACGGTGAAGATCACGAAGACGGTAAACTCTACGAAGGTATTTGCGCTTTTTCAGATATTGATGGTTATACAGTATATCTAAAAGGCAGCGGTGTATTACTACGCTTTGGTTTTCATAATACCTATCACCTTGACTATCAACACGAAAAAAACAAAGAAGACTTTTTAAAGAAAGTGCTTTATATCGCAGAAAAGGAACTCTAA
- a CDS encoding amidohydrolase, producing MKPHLALAWSLLALTACDEAPEQTAKTLPLQVSAADVIYYGGDILTMTGDKPEYAQAIATQGEKIIFVGNKNKALEHKFGKTKLVDLQGKTLMPGFVDGHSHVYGVGLQAMVANVLPSPDGDANSVEQIVNILTAAQSNPDYTTFIEKTGAILGFGYDDAELDRYPTKMDLDLVSKDKPVIIIHTSGHLSVANSKALAMAGIDASTENPDGGLIRRMPNSQEPSGVLEENAHFGLLFKLMQSFDPELQDMMLEKGQKMYTKYGYTTAQEGRATQEAYDSMVRASKANKFVIDVVAYADMATSSSFMDSTYNSKNYTNHFRIGGVKLNFDGSPQGKTAWLSHPYLKAPEGQDQGYAGYPTFNDAQAFEYVETAFANGWQVMTHANGDAAIEQFLNAVENANNKLGKKDRRPVLIHGQTIRQDQVNRLKELGVFPSLFPMHTFYWGDWHVNSVLGHPRADFISPTHAVREQGLMFSTHHDAPVALPNALRVLDATVNRTTRTNQVLGPEQRVSVYTALQAMTTWPAYQHFEETSKGQLKQGMQADLIILDNNPLKIKPEELHNLQVLETISRGKTVYSKN from the coding sequence ATGAAGCCTCACCTCGCACTCGCTTGGTCATTACTCGCCTTAACGGCCTGTGATGAAGCCCCAGAACAAACAGCTAAAACACTGCCACTGCAAGTTAGCGCTGCAGATGTCATTTATTATGGTGGCGATATTCTTACAATGACTGGCGATAAACCAGAATATGCACAGGCAATCGCTACCCAAGGTGAAAAAATTATCTTTGTGGGTAATAAAAACAAAGCGCTTGAGCATAAGTTTGGCAAAACAAAGCTGGTTGATTTACAAGGTAAAACCTTAATGCCTGGTTTTGTAGATGGCCATAGCCATGTCTATGGTGTTGGTTTACAAGCCATGGTTGCCAATGTCCTACCTAGCCCAGATGGTGATGCCAATAGCGTTGAGCAAATAGTCAATATCCTCACAGCGGCACAAAGTAACCCTGACTACACTACATTTATCGAAAAAACGGGGGCAATTTTAGGCTTTGGTTACGATGATGCTGAGCTTGATAGGTATCCAACTAAAATGGATTTAGACCTAGTTAGTAAAGATAAACCAGTGATTATAATCCACACCTCAGGCCACTTAAGTGTTGCAAACAGTAAAGCATTAGCCATGGCTGGCATTGATGCCAGCACTGAAAACCCTGATGGAGGACTGATACGCCGAATGCCTAACTCACAAGAGCCAAGCGGTGTACTCGAAGAAAACGCACACTTTGGTTTACTGTTTAAACTCATGCAGTCTTTTGATCCTGAGTTACAAGATATGATGCTTGAAAAAGGCCAGAAAATGTATACCAAATACGGCTACACAACAGCGCAAGAAGGCCGTGCAACCCAAGAAGCTTATGATTCAATGGTAAGAGCATCAAAAGCGAATAAGTTCGTGATTGATGTGGTAGCTTATGCGGATATGGCTACGAGTAGCAGTTTCATGGACTCAACCTATAACAGTAAAAACTACACCAACCATTTTCGCATTGGGGGTGTAAAACTTAACTTTGATGGCTCACCGCAAGGTAAAACCGCTTGGTTATCTCATCCTTATTTAAAAGCCCCTGAAGGCCAAGACCAAGGCTATGCAGGCTATCCAACTTTTAATGATGCACAAGCTTTTGAATATGTTGAAACAGCCTTTGCCAATGGCTGGCAAGTTATGACTCATGCGAATGGTGATGCCGCCATTGAGCAGTTTTTAAATGCTGTTGAAAATGCGAATAACAAGCTTGGCAAAAAAGACCGTCGTCCTGTACTCATTCATGGTCAAACAATTCGTCAGGACCAAGTTAACCGCCTTAAAGAGTTAGGCGTTTTTCCATCACTCTTTCCAATGCATACTTTCTATTGGGGCGATTGGCATGTAAATTCAGTGCTTGGCCACCCCCGTGCAGATTTTATTTCACCCACTCATGCGGTTCGCGAGCAAGGATTAATGTTTAGCACCCATCATGATGCGCCAGTTGCACTGCCCAACGCTCTTCGCGTATTAGATGCAACGGTTAACCGCACTACTCGTACTAATCAAGTATTAGGTCCAGAGCAACGGGTTTCTGTGTATACAGCATTGCAAGCAATGACAACATGGCCTGCGTATCAACACTTTGAAGAAACCTCAAAAGGGCAATTAAAACAAGGGATGCAAGCGGATTTAATCATTCTTGATAACAATCCGTTGAAAATAAAACCTGAAGAGCTCCATAACTTACAGGTGTTAGAAACTATTAGCCGTGGTAAAACCGTCTACAGTAAAAATTAA
- a CDS encoding DUF1338 domain-containing protein → MHTDVNALFENLWDNYLSVTPSAVKVHELLGSTQQDDVINDHIALRTFNHEKIGLEKLAAHFLAVGYKECGEYHFEAKKLYAKHFEHSDPKQPKVFISELLVEQCSDELQAIVNDMVEQIDENAVTADNFLYSGTHWQVSSDTYKKLLAESEYAAWMSAWGYRANHFTVSINELAKFDDIESVNQALKDAGFALNTSGGEIKGSPEVLLEQSSTLADDSEVEFSDGVVAVPSCFYEFALRYAKPDGELYTGFVAASADKIFESTNAR, encoded by the coding sequence ATGCACACAGATGTAAACGCCCTATTTGAAAACCTATGGGACAACTATTTATCAGTTACGCCATCAGCGGTTAAAGTACATGAGTTACTTGGCTCTACACAACAAGATGACGTGATTAACGATCACATCGCTCTACGTACTTTTAACCATGAAAAAATTGGTTTAGAAAAACTAGCTGCGCACTTTTTAGCCGTTGGCTATAAAGAATGCGGCGAGTATCACTTCGAAGCGAAAAAACTATACGCTAAACACTTCGAACACTCAGATCCTAAGCAACCTAAAGTTTTCATCTCTGAATTACTTGTTGAGCAATGCTCAGACGAATTACAAGCTATCGTTAACGATATGGTTGAACAGATTGACGAAAACGCTGTAACAGCGGATAATTTCCTTTACTCAGGTACGCACTGGCAAGTAAGTTCAGACACTTACAAAAAACTGCTAGCAGAAAGCGAATATGCAGCATGGATGTCGGCGTGGGGTTACCGTGCTAATCACTTTACCGTGAGCATCAATGAATTGGCTAAATTCGATGATATCGAAAGTGTAAACCAAGCACTTAAAGATGCGGGTTTTGCGCTAAATACATCGGGTGGTGAAATCAAAGGTTCACCAGAGGTTTTACTTGAGCAATCTTCAACCCTTGCTGATGACAGCGAAGTTGAATTTAGCGATGGTGTTGTTGCCGTACCGAGTTGTTTTTATGAGTTCGCTCTGCGTTATGCAAAGCCAGATGGCGAGCTATACACAGGTTTTGTTGCAGCATCAGCAGACAAAATTTTTGAGAGCACCAATGCTCGATAA
- a CDS encoding AbgT family transporter codes for MSKTINSHNTHEGGNNGLFNRFLATVEFLGNMLPHPITLFAMFCVAIIVFSGIADWYGLSAIDPRPEGAAGRDPDGVIEVVSLLSAEGLQRIVTGLVTNFTSFAPLGTVLVALLGVSVAEHSGLLSAAMRGMVMGASKRLVTFMVVFAAILSNTASELGYVVLIPLAAMIFHSLGRHPLAGLAAAFAGVSGGYSANLLLGTIDPLLAGITTPAAQMIDPNYQVGAEANWYFMMISVFLIAILGTLVTEKIVEPRLGKYNPEEASNDLPKNDIAGLTDREKSGLKWAGVSLLVVSLLLAWTIVPDDGILRNPETGLVAHSPFLKGIVVFIFVTFGIPGFVYGRVVGTMKNDKDVIDAMSKSMSSMGMYIVLVFFAAQFVAFFKWTNLGTILAINGAALLQALNLTGPEVFVLFILMCALVNLSLGSSSAQWAVTAPIFVPMLMLIGYAPETIQAAYRIGDSVTNLITPMMSYFGLILAVATKYKKDMGIGTLVATMLPYSMIFFVGWVALFYLWVFVLGLPVGPESPIYYQP; via the coding sequence ATGTCAAAAACAATAAACTCTCACAACACCCATGAGGGTGGTAACAATGGGTTATTTAACCGATTTTTAGCCACTGTTGAATTTCTGGGGAATATGTTACCCCACCCTATTACATTATTTGCAATGTTCTGTGTTGCGATCATCGTATTCAGTGGTATTGCCGATTGGTATGGTTTAAGTGCCATCGACCCACGCCCAGAAGGTGCTGCAGGTCGCGACCCTGATGGTGTAATTGAAGTTGTAAGCCTACTTAGTGCCGAAGGCCTACAACGTATTGTTACTGGGCTTGTGACTAACTTTACCAGCTTTGCGCCGCTTGGTACGGTACTGGTTGCTTTGTTAGGTGTTAGTGTTGCAGAGCACTCTGGCTTACTTTCGGCAGCTATGCGTGGCATGGTAATGGGCGCATCTAAACGCCTAGTTACTTTTATGGTGGTGTTTGCTGCGATTTTATCAAATACGGCATCAGAACTTGGTTACGTAGTACTTATTCCACTCGCTGCAATGATCTTCCACAGCCTTGGTCGTCATCCGCTTGCGGGTCTTGCTGCCGCATTTGCGGGTGTTTCGGGTGGTTACAGTGCCAACTTATTATTAGGCACCATTGACCCTTTGCTAGCCGGTATCACAACGCCTGCAGCACAAATGATTGATCCGAACTACCAAGTTGGCGCTGAAGCAAACTGGTATTTCATGATGATTTCAGTATTTTTAATCGCTATTTTGGGTACTCTCGTTACTGAGAAAATCGTTGAGCCGCGGCTTGGCAAATACAACCCAGAAGAAGCTAGTAATGATTTACCAAAAAACGACATTGCCGGTTTAACCGATAGAGAAAAGTCAGGCCTAAAGTGGGCTGGTGTTTCATTGTTAGTGGTTTCATTATTACTTGCATGGACAATTGTTCCTGACGACGGCATTTTACGTAACCCAGAAACAGGCCTTGTAGCACACTCGCCATTTTTAAAAGGCATTGTAGTATTTATCTTTGTGACTTTCGGTATCCCAGGGTTTGTTTACGGCCGCGTTGTTGGCACCATGAAAAACGATAAAGATGTCATCGATGCCATGAGTAAAAGCATGAGCTCGATGGGGATGTACATTGTGCTGGTTTTCTTTGCAGCACAGTTCGTTGCCTTCTTTAAATGGACCAACTTAGGCACAATTTTAGCCATTAACGGCGCTGCTCTATTACAAGCGCTAAACCTAACTGGTCCTGAAGTTTTCGTGCTATTCATTTTAATGTGTGCGCTAGTAAACTTAAGCTTGGGCTCTTCATCAGCACAATGGGCTGTCACTGCACCAATCTTCGTACCAATGTTAATGCTTATAGGCTATGCGCCAGAGACTATTCAAGCAGCGTATCGAATTGGTGACTCGGTAACAAACCTTATTACTCCAATGATGAGTTACTTTGGCTTAATACTAGCTGTTGCAACTAAGTATAAGAAAGACATGGGGATTGGTACACTGGTTGCGACCATGCTTCCTTACAGCATGATCTTCTTTGTGGGTTGGGTCGCGTTATTCTACTTGTGGGTGTTTGTACTGGGATTACCAGTGGGCCCTGAATCACCGATTTATTATCAGCCTTAA